TCGTGCATGAGGTCAGTCCCGTGGCCGCCCGGTACTCCTCGGTCGTGGAGTCCATGAACAGTTCGCAGTCCGCGGTCTCCAGCGAGGTGTAGAAGTCCTCGAGCGTCGACTGCGGATTGCCGCGCGTGAGCAGCTGGACGGCGATGATCACGCCGAGGGTCCCGACCACGAGCAGCCCCAGGAGGGCGACAGCGCCCAGCAGGATCCAGTGCCACACGGGGCGCTTCGCGCGCCCGGGGGTCGAGCCGGGGGCTGACGGGTACGGGCTGCCCGGTGCGGGCTGGACGTGGACCATGTGGACTCCTGGGGCGGCGCGAGTCGACGCACGGACGCGGCCGACGGGGATGAGGAGGGATGCCCTGGAGTATTCCGCACCGGATGCCGCGCCCGCATCCTCCGGGCATGGGGAGGAATCCCCATCCGAGGAGCCGCTCGCCGCCGATGCAGGCCGCGCCTCAGCGGGAGGTAAGCGGTTCCTCGCTACGCTGGCCCGCATGATCCTCACGCCTTCCAGCGGTCCCGTCGGCTTCCCGACCAGCAGGGACGGCACGGGACTGCGCGCCCCGTCGGCCGTGCGCTACGCCGGCACCGCCGGCGCCCGCACCGACGCCGCTCTGCCCGACCTGGACGGCGCGGACGCGCTCGTCGGCCGGACCATCGCACCGGGAGAGGTGCTGCGCTGGTTCGTCCACCCCGCGCTGGACGCGCAGCGGACCTGGGGCGCGACCTTCGTCGCGGTGGACCTGGTGCTCGAGGACGGCGCACGGCTCTCCGAGATCGGCCCGCGCGACCAGTACGGCACCCTCGCCACCGCCCTCGGGCTCGGTGAGGGACGGATCCTCTACGCCGACCAGTGGAACGATGTCCAGGTGCCCCTCGACGCGCTCGCCGGCCGCACCATCGCCGACGTGCAGCTGGTGCTGGACGCCCCCGCGGACCCCGACACGTACCTCGAGGGGCAGGCCGAGGAGGAGCTGCACGGCTGGATCGACGGCCCCTACCTTGAGGTCCCGCCCGCCGACCCGCCGCTCGAAGACCCCGTCGCCTGGGTCGACACCCGCCGCGGCACCCACTCCTCCAGGGAGTTCTCCCGCGGGAACACCCTGCCGCTGACCGCGCTGCCCAACGGCTTCGCGAAGTTCACCCCCGCCACCGACGCCCGCACCCGGCGCTGGATCTACGAGTACCACCGCACCGCCGGCGAGGACGCCCGCCCGCGCCTGCAGGGCCTTGCCCTCTCGCACCAGCCGAGCCCCTGGATGGGCGACCGCCACCAGCTGATGCTCATGCCGCTTCGCGGCGAGGAGCCCGACGCGAGCCCGTCGGCCCGCGCGCTCGCCTTCGACCACGCCGAGGAGACCGCCCGTCCCGATCTCTACGCGGTCCGCACCGAGTCCGGGATCGCGATGCGCCTGGCCCCCACCGACCACGGCGCACTGGTCGAGATCGACCTGCCGGCCGGTCCCGACCCCGCGCACCTCCTGATCGAGGGCGTGGACGAGCACTCGCGGTTCGACGCCGCCGGCGCCGTCTTCGACGGCCGGGTGCAGGGCTGGATCGACTCCTCCCCGGCCGAGGGCTATGCCCGTGCCGAGGGGGCGACCCGCATGTTCGTCCTCGCCGAGGTGGAGCCCGCGCCGGTGCGCGTGGGCCGCGCCCGCGGCGACAGCAGCGGTGCCGTGCTCACCCTGCCCGCCGGCACCACCCGGGTGCGCCTCCGCCTGGTCACGAGCCTCATCGGCCAGGAGCAGGCGGGGCGCACCTTCGCCCGGGAGCTCGCCGGGCGCTCCCTCGAGGAGATCCGTGCCGCCGCGCACGGCGCCTGGGAGCGGCGGCTGCGGGTGATCGACGCGACCGGGGCCACCCCCGCCCAGCGCCGCACCCTGTACGGGAACCTGTACCGCCTGAACCTCTACCCCTCCTCCCACTGGGAGGACGCCGGCACGGGCGGTCGCACCGAGCCCGTGCACGCGAGCCCCGTCCTTCCCCTGCGCGGCCGCGCCACGGACACCCGCACGAACGCTCAGGTCGTCGCCGGGCGGATAGCGGTGGACCACGGCTTCTGGGACACCTACCGCACCGCCTGGCCCGCCTATGCGCTGCTGTACCCGGAGATTGCCGCGGCGCTGGCCGACGGGTTCGTCCAGCAGCACCGCGAGGGCGGCTGGATCGCCCGCTGGTCCTCCCCGGGCTATGCCGACTGCATGACCGGCACCAGCAGCGACGTCGCCTTCGCGGACCTGGCGGTGAAGGGCGTGCCGCTGCCCGATCCCGTCGGCGCCTACGAGGCCGGACTGCGCAACGCCACCGTCGCCCCGACCTCCGTGGGCGTCGGCCGCAAGGGTGGCGCCACCGCCGTCTTCCGCGGCTTCGTCCCCTCCGACGTCGGCGTCGGCGAGAGCGTCTCCTGGAGCCTCGAGGCGTGCGTGAACGATGCCGCGCTCGCCGCCCAGGCGGCGCTGCTCGCCGAGCGCGCGGAGGCCGACGGGGACGTGCACCGCGCCGCCCGGCTGCGCGAGGAGTCCCACTACCTCGAGGCCCGTGCCCGCAGCTACGCCCTGCTGTGGGACCCGGAGACCGAGTTCTTCCGCGGCCGCCGCCGCGACGGCACCTTCTCCCTGCCGGACGAGGAGTTCGATCCCCTGGACTGGGGCGGGGACTACACCGAGACAAACGCATGGACCTTCGCCTTCCACGTCCCCCACGACCCCGAGGGCCTCGCCGCCCTGCAGGGCGGGCGGCACATGCTCCGCGGACGGCTCGAGCAGTACCTCCACACGCCGGAGGAGGCGGACCGGCCCGGCACCTACGACCACGTGCTCCACGAGATGGTCGAGGCGCGCGGCGTGCGGCTCGGCCAGCTGGGCTTCTCCAACCAGCCCGCCCACCACATCCCGTTCCTGTTCCACCACGTGGGCGCCCCCGAGGAGGCCTCGCGGCTCGTGCGCGAGATCCAGCGGCGCCTGTTCGTCGGCGAGCAGATCGGCCAGGGCTACCCCGGCGATGAGGACAACGGCGAGATGAGCGCCTGGTGGCTGCTGACGGCGCTGGGCCTGTACCCGCTCCAGCTCGCCACCGGCCGGTACCACCTGGTGGCGCCGCTGTTCGCCCAGGCGAGCGTGCGCCCGCTCGGCGGGGAGCCCTTCGTCGTCTCCGCCTCCCGGCCCGGCGGCGTTCCTCCCCACGACGAGGACACGTGCATCACCGCCATGACCGTGCGCGGCCGCCCCCATGCGCAGTCCTGGATCGACCACGCCGACCTGCGCGGGCGGCTCCACGTCGACCTCGGGACCGAGCCGGGGGACTGGGGCGAGGTGCCGCCTTCGCCGACCGGCCCGGGGGAGCGGCCGATGCCGCTGCGGGACCTGTTCGCGACGGACCCCGCGAACCCGCTGCTGGACGACGACGCGAGCACCGAGCTGACCCTGTCGACCTCGAGCGCGGTGCTCGAGCTGCCCGAGCTCGGCGAGGCGGCCCAGGCCCGGTTCCTCACCCTGACCTCGGGGGCGGAGACGGGCGGGGACCCGATCGCCTGGCGGCTCGAGGGCTCGGCCGACGGGGTGACCTGGGAGGTGCTGGACGCCCGCTCGGCCCAGTCCTTCCGCTGGCGGCGCCAGACCCGGCCCTTCGAGATCTCCTCGCCCCGCCGCTGCACCCGCCACCGCCTGGTGATCACCACCTCCCAGGGACCGCTGCGCCTGGCCCAGCTGGAGCTGCTGGCCTGAACGGCGGCGACCCCCGCGCCGATGCAGGAGCACCGGGGCGGGGGTCGCGGACCTGCGTGGTCGGGCGGTGCCTCAGGCGGGGACGACCTCGGCGGACGTGGCCGTCGCCGAGCGTCGCAGCGAGATCTCCTTGAGCACGGTGACGAGGGCTGCGGCGACCAGGGTGCCCGCCACGATCGCGAGGAGGAAGCCCCACATCGGGGAGATCGCGAAGGCGACGAAGACGCCGCCGTGCGGTGCCTGCGAGCCGACCCCGAGTGCCATCACGAGCGCGCCGGTGACCGCGCCGCCGGTCATCATCGACGGGATGACGCGCAGCGGGTCCGCCGCGGCGAAGGGGATCGCGCCCTCGGAGATGAACGCCGCGCCGAGCAGCCACGCGGTCGCGCCGTTCTCCCGCTCCACCGGCGAGTACAGCCGGCGGCGCACCACGGTGGACAGCGCCATCGCCAGCGGCGGCACCATGCCGGCGGCCATCACGGCGGCCATGATCTGGAAGGACGCCTCGGTGCCCTGGGACAGACCGGCGGTCGCGAAGAGATAGGCCGCCTTGTTCACCGGTCCGCCGAGGTCGACGCACATCATCAGGCCGATGATCACGCCGAGCAGGATCGCGGAGGAGCCGGACATGCCCGACAGGCCGTCCTGCAGCGCGGTCATGAGCGCGGCCAGCGGGCGGCCCAGGAACAGCAGCATCAGCCCGCCCACCACGAACGTGGTCACCAGCGGGATGATCACCACCGGCATCAGTCCCGCCAGCCAGCGCGGCGGGGTCAGCGTCGTGAACCACAGCGCGATCAGGCCGGCCAGCAGACCGGTGATCAGACCGCCCAGGAAGCCCGCGCCCACCAGCACCGACACGGCGCCGCCGATGAATCCGGGAGCGATCCCGGGACGGCCCGCGAGGCCGAAGGCGATGTAGCCCGACAGCGCGGCGACCAGGAAGCCCATCCCGAGGTTCCCGAGCGTGAACAGCACCGCCCCGAGATAGAGCGCGAGCCCGGCCCGCTCGGTCTGGACCGCACCCGTCGGCCCCTCGTAGGAGATGTGCCCGGGCAGCGAGGACAGCGAGCTGGTGGTGGCGACGTCCTGGGCGACGAAGGCGACGTCGAAGCCCGCGATGAGGAAGCCGAGCGCCATGAGCAGGCCGCCCGCGGCGACGAACGGGATCATGTAGGACACGCCCGTCATCACCGCGCCCTGGATGCGCTTGGGCCAGGACTGCCCGGCGCCCGGCGCGCCCGCCCCAGCGCCGCCCGCGCCGGCGGCGCCGCCCTTGCCGCCGCTGCCGGCGGGGACGCGGCGGGCCGACGGGTCCGCGGCCGCGGCGACGGCCTCGTCGATCATCTGCGGCGCATGGGAGATGGCGCGCTTGACCGGGTGCTCGATGACCGGCAGTCCCGCGAAGCGGTCTCGGCCGGAGACGTTGACGTCCGCAGCGATGATCAGTGCGCCCGCGGCGGCGATCTGCTCGTTGGTGAAGGGGGTGATGCCGCCGGAGCCCTGGGTCTCCACGTGCAGCTCGATGCCCTTGTCCTTCGCCGCGTTCTCGAGCGACTCGGCCGCCATGTACGTGTGGGCGATGCCGGTGGGGCAGGAGGTGATGGCGAGCAGGACCGGGGTGTCGCCCGACGCTGTGCTGTCCGACACCGTGCCGTCGGCGGTGGTGCCGGTCGCAGCCGCGTCGGCAGCGGTGCTCGAGACGCCGTCCGCGGTGCTCGGCTCCGTCGCAGACTTACCCTCCGGCTTCTCCTCTGGCTTCTCCTCCGGGGCGACCACGCCCATGACCAGCTCCGACACCTCCTCCGGGGTGCTCGCAGCGCGCAGGGCGGCGAGGAACTCCGGGCGGATCAGCGCACGGGAGAGCTGGGCGAGGAGCTTCAGGTGCTGGTCGTCGGTCCCGGCGGGAGCGGTGATCGCGATGATGAGGTCGGCGGGGCCGTCGGGAGCGCCGAAGTCCACCGGCTCGCTCAGGCGCACCAGGCCGAGCGCCGCCTCGTGCACCGCCTCGGTGCGGCAGTGGGGGATGGCGAAGCCGCCGGGCATGCCGGTCGCGAAGGACTCCTCTCGCTTCAGCAGCCCGGCCTCGAGGCCGTCGCGCTCGGCGCGACCGGTGGCTGCGATGAGATCGGCC
This genomic interval from Brachybacterium aquaticum contains the following:
- a CDS encoding GH92 family glycosyl hydrolase, with protein sequence MILTPSSGPVGFPTSRDGTGLRAPSAVRYAGTAGARTDAALPDLDGADALVGRTIAPGEVLRWFVHPALDAQRTWGATFVAVDLVLEDGARLSEIGPRDQYGTLATALGLGEGRILYADQWNDVQVPLDALAGRTIADVQLVLDAPADPDTYLEGQAEEELHGWIDGPYLEVPPADPPLEDPVAWVDTRRGTHSSREFSRGNTLPLTALPNGFAKFTPATDARTRRWIYEYHRTAGEDARPRLQGLALSHQPSPWMGDRHQLMLMPLRGEEPDASPSARALAFDHAEETARPDLYAVRTESGIAMRLAPTDHGALVEIDLPAGPDPAHLLIEGVDEHSRFDAAGAVFDGRVQGWIDSSPAEGYARAEGATRMFVLAEVEPAPVRVGRARGDSSGAVLTLPAGTTRVRLRLVTSLIGQEQAGRTFARELAGRSLEEIRAAAHGAWERRLRVIDATGATPAQRRTLYGNLYRLNLYPSSHWEDAGTGGRTEPVHASPVLPLRGRATDTRTNAQVVAGRIAVDHGFWDTYRTAWPAYALLYPEIAAALADGFVQQHREGGWIARWSSPGYADCMTGTSSDVAFADLAVKGVPLPDPVGAYEAGLRNATVAPTSVGVGRKGGATAVFRGFVPSDVGVGESVSWSLEACVNDAALAAQAALLAERAEADGDVHRAARLREESHYLEARARSYALLWDPETEFFRGRRRDGTFSLPDEEFDPLDWGGDYTETNAWTFAFHVPHDPEGLAALQGGRHMLRGRLEQYLHTPEEADRPGTYDHVLHEMVEARGVRLGQLGFSNQPAHHIPFLFHHVGAPEEASRLVREIQRRLFVGEQIGQGYPGDEDNGEMSAWWLLTALGLYPLQLATGRYHLVAPLFAQASVRPLGGEPFVVSASRPGGVPPHDEDTCITAMTVRGRPHAQSWIDHADLRGRLHVDLGTEPGDWGEVPPSPTGPGERPMPLRDLFATDPANPLLDDDASTELTLSTSSAVLELPELGEAAQARFLTLTSGAETGGDPIAWRLEGSADGVTWEVLDARSAQSFRWRRQTRPFEISSPRRCTRHRLVITTSQGPLRLAQLELLA
- a CDS encoding PTS fructose transporter subunit IIABC, encoding MSAPLMTPELVRLDVAPPGDKHAVIGMMADLIAATGRAERDGLEAGLLKREESFATGMPGGFAIPHCRTEAVHEAALGLVRLSEPVDFGAPDGPADLIIAITAPAGTDDQHLKLLAQLSRALIRPEFLAALRAASTPEEVSELVMGVVAPEEKPEEKPEGKSATEPSTADGVSSTAADAAATGTTADGTVSDSTASGDTPVLLAITSCPTGIAHTYMAAESLENAAKDKGIELHVETQGSGGITPFTNEQIAAAGALIIAADVNVSGRDRFAGLPVIEHPVKRAISHAPQMIDEAVAAAADPSARRVPAGSGGKGGAAGAGGAGAGAPGAGQSWPKRIQGAVMTGVSYMIPFVAAGGLLMALGFLIAGFDVAFVAQDVATTSSLSSLPGHISYEGPTGAVQTERAGLALYLGAVLFTLGNLGMGFLVAALSGYIAFGLAGRPGIAPGFIGGAVSVLVGAGFLGGLITGLLAGLIALWFTTLTPPRWLAGLMPVVIIPLVTTFVVGGLMLLFLGRPLAALMTALQDGLSGMSGSSAILLGVIIGLMMCVDLGGPVNKAAYLFATAGLSQGTEASFQIMAAVMAAGMVPPLAMALSTVVRRRLYSPVERENGATAWLLGAAFISEGAIPFAAADPLRVIPSMMTGGAVTGALVMALGVGSQAPHGGVFVAFAISPMWGFLLAIVAGTLVAAALVTVLKEISLRRSATATSAEVVPA